The Calonectris borealis chromosome 13, bCalBor7.hap1.2, whole genome shotgun sequence genome contains a region encoding:
- the CLDN2 gene encoding claudin-2, whose translation MVSMGLQLLGYAVAFLGYIGTLTTMLLPSWKTSSYIGSSIVTAVSFTKGLWMECATYSTGITQCDIYSSLLNLPADVQAAQALMVSSCTVSSLACLLTVVGMRCTVFSQGSPGKDRVAVAGGAVFILGGLLCFIPLVWNIHVVLRDFRNPVLPDSMKFELGEALYLGIISSLLSLVGGFILCTSCPARDPTTTYTSTYQPQLLTRKSPRPSVSQTQKTKSELNSYNLTGYV comes from the coding sequence ATGGTCTCCATGGGGCTCCAGCTGCTGGGCTACGCCGTGGCCTTCCTGGGCTACATCGGCACGCTGACAACcatgctgctgcccagctggaagACCAGCTCCTACATCGGCTCCAGCATTGTGACAGCCGTGAGCTTCACCAAGGGGCTGTGGATGGAGTGCGCCACATACAGCACAGGCATCACCCAGTGCGACATCTACAGCTCCCTGCTCAACCTGCCCGCCGACGTCCAGGCGGCCCAAGCCCTGATGGTGAGCTCCTGCACTGTCTCCTCCCTCGCCTGCCTCCTCACCGTCGTGGGCATGAGGTGCACTGTCTTCAGCCAGGGCTCACCGGGCAAGGACCGGGTGGCGGTGGCGGGCGGCGCAGTCTTCATCCTCGGGGGGCTGCTCTGCTTCATCCCACTGGTGTGGAACATCCATGTGGTGCTGCGGGATTTCCGCAACCCCGTCCTCCCTGACAGCATGAAGTTCGAGCTTGGGGAGGCGCTTTACCTGGGCAtcatctcctccctcctctccctcgtCGGCGGCTTCATCCTCTGcacctcctgccctgcccgggaCCCAACGACCACTTACACAAGCACCTACCAGCCCCAGCTGCTGACGCGCAAGAGCCCCCGGCCCTCTGTCAGCCAGACGCAGAAGACCAAGAGCGAGCTCAACTCTTACAACCTGACAGGATACGTGTAG
- the RIPPLY1 gene encoding protein ripply1, translating into MEAAACCLPPHGLWVPVASAHPAPGVEQGERCLPLWRPWLPREEEGTEGWREQTDTARTRAAAEDGGSDKTLAFFHHPVSLLWPKSKSFDYLYGVGEKLLENFPVQATLCLYEDSGSEEEEEEEEEEEEEEEEEAGDMVAGPPPQAGSPGRPL; encoded by the exons ATGGAAGCTGCTGCCTGTTGCCTGCCTCCCCATGGGCTCTGGGTGCCTGTGGCCAGTGCTCACCCAGCCCCAGGGGTGGAGCAAGGGGAAAG ATGCCTGCCTCTCTGGAGACCATGGCTGCCCCGAGAAGAGGAGGGAACCGAGGGGTGGAGGGAGCAGACGGACACT GCTCGGACTCGGGCGGCGGCAGAGGATGGCGGCTCCGACAAAACGCTGGCGTTTTTCCACCACCCGGTCAG CCTCCTCTGGCCCAAGTCCAAGTCCTTTGACTATCTGTACGGCGTGGGGGAGAAGCTGCTGGAGAACTTCCCGGTGCAGGCCACCCTCTGCCTCTACGAGGACTcgggcagcgaggaggaggaggaagaagaggaagaggaggaagaagaggaggaggaggaggcaggcgaCATGGTGGCAGGTCCCCCGCCgcaggcaggcagcccgggcAGGCCGCTGTGA
- the PRRG3 gene encoding transmembrane gamma-carboxyglutamic acid protein 3, which produces MAGWAEAKSGVVPAQHVSALCVAVFLGARNAHSVLKRFPRANSFLEEIRQGTIERECIEEVCSYEEVKEVFENKEKTMEFWKGYTNSVYSVKDPGHSTERSDAMYVVVPLLGVALLIVIALFIIWRCQLQKATRHRPSYAQNRYLGSRTGRSLPRVMVYRERSQSQGETQYQREASNRVAGDGRAGGMPQQDSTLYPPEHSVSVLSRLSSATPPPSYEEVTGHPESSSGEETSVSYNDPPPKYEEIVATAPSAGK; this is translated from the exons ATGGCTGGCTGGGCAGAGGCCAAGAGTGGGGTTGTCCCTGCTCAGCATGTCTCTGCCTTATGTGTTGCAGTGTTCCTGGGGGCCAGGAATGCCCACTCGGTCCTGAAGCGCTTTCCCCGAGCCAACAGCTTCCTGGAGGAGATCCGGCAGGGCACCATCGAGCGGGAGTGCATTGAGGAGGTCTGCAGCTATGAGGAGGTCAAGGAAGTGTTCGAGAACAAGGAGAAGACG ATGGAGTTTTGGAAGGGCTACACCAACTCGGTCTACTCTGTCAAGGACCCCGGGCACAGCACGGAGCGCTCAGACGCTATGTACGTGGTGGTGCCCCTCTTGGGAGTGGCTCTTCTGATAGTTATCGCCCTCTTCATCATCTGGAGGTGCCAGCTTCAAAAGGCCACCCGCCACCGCCCTTCCTATGCCCAGAACCGTTACCTGGGCAGCCGAACGGGACGCAGCCTCCCCAGGGTCATGGTGTACCGGGAGCGGTCACAAAGCCAAGGGGAAACTCAGTATCAGCGAGAAGCGAGCAACCGTGTGGCTGGAGACGGCAGAGCCGGGGGCATGCCCCAGCAAGACAGCACCCTCTACCCGCCGGAGCATTCAGTCTCCGTCCTCTCCAGACTGTCCAGTGCCACCCCTCCACCTTCCTATGAGGAGGTGACGGGCCACCCGGAGAGCAGCAGTGGCGAAGAGACCAGCGTCTCCTACAATGACCCGCCGCCCAAGTATGAAGAGATCGTGGCCACTGCCCCTTCCGCGGGCAAATAG